The Arachis ipaensis cultivar K30076 chromosome B07, Araip1.1, whole genome shotgun sequence genomic interval aaaatcactaactctttttcaaaaattatttttgaaaattctccctctattccttttcttcttctactaacaataaggaacctctttactgtgacatagaggattcctcttcttttctttttctcttctctttcttatgatcagggacaaagaaaaaggcattcttgttgaagctgatccagaacctgaaaggactctgaagagaaaactaagagaagctaaattacaacaatccagagacaaccttattgaaaatttcgaacaagtaaaggagatggcagccgaacccaacaacaataatgcaaggagaatgcttggtgactttactgcaccaaattccaatttacatggaagaagcatctccattcctaccattggagcaaacaattttgagctgaaaccttagctagtttctctgatacagcagaactgcaagtttcatggacttccatctaaagatccttttcagttcttaactgaatNNNNNNNNNNNNNNNNNNNNNNNNNNNNNNNNNNNNNNNNNNNNNNNNNNNNNNNNNNNNNNNNNNNNNNNNNNNNNNNNNNNNNNNNNNNNNNNNNNNNNNNNNNNNNNNNNNNNNNNNNNNNNNNNNNNNNNNNNNNNNNNNNNNNNNNNNNNNNNNNNNNNNNNNNNNNNNNNNNNNNNNNNNNNNNNNNNNNNNNNNNNNNNNNNNNNNNNNNNNNNNNNNNNNNNNNNNNNNNNNNNNNNNNNNNNNNNNNNNNNNNNNNNNNNNNNNNNNNNNNNNNNNNNNNNNNNNNNNNNNNNNNNNNNNNNNNNNNNNNNNNNNNNNNNNNNNNNNNNNNNNNNNNNNNNNNNNNNNNNNNNNNNNNNNNNNNNNNNNNNNNNNNNNNNNNNNNNNNNNNNNNNNNNNNNNNNNNNNNNNNNNNNNNNNNNNNNNNNNNNNNNNNNNNNNNNNNNNNNNNNNNNNNNNNNNNNNNNNNNNNNNNNNNNNNNNNNNNNNNNNNNNNNNNNNNNNNNNNNNNNNNNNNNNNNNNNNNNNNNNNNNgcttatggacaagtagaggatgtgttagtaaaggttgaaggcctttacatccctgctgatttcatagtcctagacactggaaaggaagaggatgaatccatcatcctaggaaggcctttcctagccacagcaagagctgtgattgatgtggacaaaggagaattgatccttcaattaaataaggacaaccttgtatttacaactcaaggatctctctctgcatccatggagaggaagcagaaaaagcttctctcaaagcaaaatcaaccaaagcccccacagtcaaactctaagtttggtgttgggaggccacaaccaaactctaagtttggtgtcaaacccccatatccaaactctaagtttggtgttgggaggtctcaacaaagctttgcacatctgtgaggctccatgagagcccactgtcaagctattgacattaaagaagcgtttgttgggaggcaacccaatttttatctaattttatttttgtttttcatgttttcttaggttcatgatcatgtggagtcacaaaataaacgaaaaatttagaaacagaatcaaaaacagcggaagaaaaatcacaccctggaggaagcatctgtctggcgttcaacgccagaacagagcatggttctggcgttgaacgcccaaaatgggcagcatctgggcgctgaacgccagaattgcaccctggagaagagctggcactgaacgcccagaacaagcatggttctagcgttcaacgccagaaatgggcaacaaatgggcgttgaacgcccaaaatgggcaccaacctggtgctgaacgcccagagttgtgtgcaagggcattttacatgcctaatttggtgcaaggttgtaaatccttgaatacctcaggatctgtggaccccacaagatcatctcaggatctgtggaccccacaggatccccacctacctccactcactctcttctctcttctcaatcatcctctattcccaataaacactcttccccaaaacccttcacatatcacctccatccctcttccctattaacccttcaccactcacatccacccactcttccccataaacctacccaataaactccacctaccttcaaaattcaaaatctctttcccacccaatcccacccatatggccgtatacacacatccctccatctcctccatatcttcttcttcttcttctattctttcttcttttgctcgagggcgagcaacattctaagtttggtgtggtaaaagcatagctttttttgtttttctataaccattaatggcacctcaagaaagaggaaacggaagacaaatgcttccacctctgagccatgggagatggaaagattcatctcacaagcccatcactaagaaaaggatggagcaaacaagagagcacattcatggatctcaacaggcacatgaagaagctcaccatcaagaaatccctgagatacctcaagggatgcaccttcctccacaaaactattgggagcaaatcaacacctccctaggagaattaagttccaacatgggacaactaagggtggaacatcaagagcactccatcatccttcatgaaataagagaagataaaaaagcaatgagggaggagcaacaaagacaaggaagagacatagaagagctcaaggacatcattggttcctcaagaaggaaacgccaccatcactaaggtggactcattccttgttcttattctctgtttttcgttttctctatgttaagtgcttatctatgtttgtgtcttcattacatgatcattagtagttagtaactatgtcttaaagttatgaatgtcctatgaatccatcacttctcttaaatgaaaaatgttttaattcaaaagaacaagaagtacatgagttttgaatttatccttgaacttagcttaattatattgatgtggtgacaatgcttcttgttttctgaatgtatgcttgaacagtgcatatgtcttttgaagttgttgtttaagaatgttaaatatgttggctcttgaaagaatgatgacaaggagacatgttatttgataatctgaaaaatcataaaaatgattcttgaagtaagaaaaagcagcaaagaacaaagcttgcagaaaaaaaaataggcgaaaaaaaattagaaagaaaaagaaaaagcaagcagaaaaagccaaaagctcttaaaaccaagaggcaagagcaaaaagctaataatccttaaaaccaaaaggcaagggtaaataaaaaggatcccaaggctttgagcatcagtggataggagggcctaaagaaatacaatcctggcctaagcggctaaaccaagctgtccctaaccacgtgcttgtggcgtgtaggtgtcaagtgaaaatttgagacatgttttcattagtttttatgttaaatttacatttctggactttactatgagtttgtgtgtttttctgtgatttcaggtattttctggctgaaattgagggacttgagcaaaaatcaaattcagaggttgaagaaggactgctgatgctgttggattctgacctccctgcactcaaaatggattttcttgagctacagaactccaaatggtgcgcttctaattgcgttggaaagtagacatccagggatttctagaaatatataatagtctatactttgcccgagtttagatgacgcaaactggcgttcaacgccagctctctgcccaattctggtgtccagcgccagaaacaagttgcaaagtggagttcaacgcccaaactggcacaaaagctggcgttcaactccaagaaggacctctacacgtgcaacactcaagctcatcccaagcacacaccaagtgggccccgtaagtggatttatgcatcaattacttacttttgtaaaccctagtagctagtttattataaataggactttttactattgtattagacatctttggattatcttttgatcctttgatcttagattgaatgagtatctcttagatctcttaatcagaatcttcgtggtgtaagctagattgatggcggcattcatgagaatccggaaagtctaaaccttgtctgtggtattccgagtgggattctaggattgaatgactgtgacgagcttcaaactcgcgattgctgggcgtagtgacagacgcaaaaggagggtgaatcctattccagcatgatcgggaacctcagatgattagccatgccatgacagggcatcttggaccattttcacaagaggaggggatgtagccactgacaacggtgatgcccttgcataaagccagccatagaaaggagtaagactgattggatgaagacagcgggaaagcagagattcagaggaacgaaagcatctctacaagcttatctgaaattctcaccaataaattacataagtgtttctatccctattttctatttaattaatattattttcgaaaactccataatcaattattatccgcctgactgagatttacaaggtgaccacagcttgcttcataccaacaatctccgtgggatcgacccttactcacgtaaggtttattacttggacgacccagtgcacttgctggttagttgtatcgaagttgtgacaaattatgaattgagatcagagcaccaagtttttggagccattaccagagatcacaatttcgtgcaccactttacatattactttctttttcccttttcaggatggccaccaagaaaggtaaagagaaagctactcccaaaccaccagcaagaaaagGAACTAAAAGAACAATAGCcacagagccatcttcaacagcagtaaagctctcaacaaaacgaatcaagaggatcatcaaggtcgatgaaaaagaaaaagcttttccagcaaaggacactgcgcggttcactaaccgctactgtgagcagatgttccccatcctgactGAGaaaaactataacaatgagtatctactcatcctcccgaccaacattgttgaatttgttgagccgtgaattgaacgaagacattggggattcctacggagacaaccacggcaggttaatctttcatgggtagttgaattctactccaattttcacatgccaacttTGCCATctatctatgtccgtcagaagtaagtccctataacagaagaggccattcagcgagctttagatcttctccctgctccagaaggattggacgcattccaagaagcctcattcaaacgccagacataccaatttgactgggacgctgttctcagtgttatagcacaacctggcagcagatggatctatggataccatcgatctcgacctaagagcatattggcttcagcactcaccttggaggctcgcgtatgggcacagatcatgtcccattacgtcttttcgaacactcacgagtcctccttcactgcaaacatggctgttctactctggtgtatccttacagaccagcacctcaatttaccaagacacattcggcatgctatgggacatatacagattgcgggcaacctaccttttctcgccttggtttcagatctagtctcagcagccggagtcttctacagagctggggacaccaaggccatgattccatgaGAAGATCAATACGTctctaacgggaagtatatcagacctcgaGCAGCCATtatcaaccggagcacagaaccagtagaagatatcccttctcctaccacatcacaagcaccttcaacaaaccaactgctccatcagatacttgagaggctagaccggcttgaccggaaaggaaagcaaagggagcgccgtaacaagcgccgattcacatacctcaaggagctgcttgttggtaaccacccacctaaagaagacccagacaccccggactccacttcatttacagcacagggagccatgacggtcccaattatggagatgctgctaccagccccctttgttcctgactaatggcactgaggacagtgccaaactttaagtgtggggaggtcggtgcCAGTTTCAGAGTGACGCCACATGATGTCATTGTATTGTTAGAAAACACAAATAGTATTCTTCAACAAGCTTGGGCTATAATTGACTGTGTGCACGAACACATTCAAGAACTGAGCATATGAAGGACAATCACAGTTTGCTGGAGGTGAGGAGAGTTGGATGAGAAAGGATTTGGATGGTGGTGGTTGCGGTGGTGAAAAATTGGGGAGCCAGGATAGGTTAGGTTAGATTAAGaggattaatttaaaaattttaaaaaaaaattaggattgtAGTTTTGTAAACTAAAATtaatcttttatgggtacaattTTTTTTAGGTAAATTTATCAGCGTTATGAATATTCGTATAAAAAAATAGTAACTTACTCATTATTAAATTTGAATATTATATAGAGATGTTTTAAATGGTTACTCATACATGATATAaccataaaaaattttaagaagataGAAGTATAAAATTGTCATAATTTTTATAAAGGTAAACTATTATTTTGGTCCCATACGTTTGGGGTGAATTCTATTTTAGTCCCCAACGTTTAAACTATtctatttaaatccaaaaaagttttgatttgcatcaatcaAGTCCTTCCGTTAAGTGGGTGTCAAATTATTGACGCCGTGTCCGACGTGGCAAAGTTGGTAGTTTGGCTGTAGTTAACAATTGGAATTGGAAgcacgaaaaaaaaaaagaaaaagaaataaaatccggTCCAGTAAgtaaaccctaatccccaaagTTGATGTTCTTCGTCTGCTGAGAATGGCTAGCCAGTCGTCCTCCCAAGGTTCGCATAGCAGCACCAAGAGTCGTGGGAGAAGGAGGACTTGCTTCTGTGGAGAGAGACCGGTATTGTGGACGTCATCTACAGTGGAGAACCCAGGAAGAAGATTCTGGGGCTGCGTCAACTATCAGGTGAGTCTCTTCTTTTCTGTCTCTTGTTTGAAAATAACATTGGGTGTTAGTGTTTGGAGGATCTGAAGTGTTTGGTGTGTTCGTGTTGGTGTGTTCGTGTTGGTTTGGTTGAGAACAGATAGGAGATGGATGCGATTATTTTACTTGGGCAGAGCCTGAAGGACAAGATCCACAAATTCAAAGACTGAAGAACAAAGCGAGCTCGTTGAAAGAAGAACTGCAGAAAGCTGAAAGGAAATTTGCATTGGCACTTGGTGTTGGAATTCTTGGATGGACAATGGCTGGGCTGCTGCTATGTGATCGACTTAATTGAGATTTAAGGGGTTagcattttgttttgtttgcttttcTGTTGTTGTCCCTAGTTTGTAGGGAATGTCAATTGTTTAGGGATTGAAAAAATTGACATACAGTTGGGTGATAACAGTGATGTAAAGAGAATGAAATTTTTTGGAGGCTGTATGTGTAAAGGCATTTGCTGTAAACATTGTAAGGTTTTTGAGTGAAATGAATAGCAATGAGTTCCTGTATTTTGACATACATTATTTGGCTCTGTACaagtttattttagtttgatcTACTAATAAATACAAGGCTTAATTTGCCAATTCACATAACTTTGCTGCTGAAAATTCATGTAAATCATTAGATAATTGAGAAGTCTTAAAGTAGCTTCTCTTAACCATAACAATATCCAAACAAGCCTTAAATATAACCATGAAAAGGTAACAACACAAAAGAGATCAACATGACAGTAGTAGTCTTAAAGTAGGGTGTCTAAAGTATCACAGGGACATTAGCTCTTGGTCATTGACAGATTCATTACAAAACAGATGGTAAACATTAAAATCTACTATGTTCTTCATCCCAATGCCTTCCAGGCCCTAGGTGGTGTTTTTGCCATGAACTTCAGGGTCCTCCTTGATGGGCTAGTGACTGTTGCTGTTGATGGTCATCTAGCTCTCTTGGAGGATGTCTGTGACTCCTGGCTCCCTCCAACTTGTGTACTGCTCTTCCTCTTTGGATGAAGTCTTGTTGCTGGTTGTGTTGTTGTCTTGGCAAGGATCTTGTTGGATTTTGGAGTCCTAGTTGTGCCAGCCCCTTTCTTAGCTTGTGCAGTTGCATTCTGCTATAAACAGTAACAACAAATTGGGTTAATTGGACAGTATCAACATTCACATGTAAGGAATTGTAATCAAATTGACAATAACAACTTTACCTTTTTTGCTGAGGCCTCCATCTTACATTTTCTAGGGTAGGTTCTTTTGTTGTGACCAAGTGCAAACAATATGAATATTTTTGTTATTGTCCAGTCCTGGATAACTTAGACAGTGGTCCATTGTTGCGTGGCTCATCACCAGTCTTGTTCCTGCTCAGTTTTGGGTGCCCTATTGGTTTCCTAAACACTGGTGGCAGCACATCATCATTCTCAGTCCGGGACCAGAGATTTGGTCCATTCAGTGGGTAGATTACATGTTGATAGCAGTCCACGTAGGTCACTTTCCTATAACACTTGTTCACATAGTTCTTAACATCTAGACACATTTTCCTAATGCAACTCATGGCATGCTCACAAGGGTAACCTGTTAGTTGAAATTTTTTACAGGAGCACTCATGTAAGTTTAAGTCCACAACAAACTTGGCTCTATTACCCTGACTGCTAGACACTTCATACTTGTCCCTACCAGCATATATGGCCAACCACTCCCCACCCTTATCAAACTCtctttcaattttcttgtttatttttggcAAAATTTCTCCAGCATATGTAACTATACTTTGTCTGTTATCAGACCACCTATTCATTAGATAAACCCTAATATCTTCTAGCATAgacacaatgggtttctctctaGCCTCTACAATAACAGAGTTAAAACACTCACACATGTTGTTAACAAGTGTATCAACTCtaggaaaataattaaacctGGACTTGCTCCAATACTTGGCAGGGATCTCCATGAGATGATTATAAGCTCCTTGATCAACCTGCTGAATCTCCTTCATCCTCCTCTCCTAGTCCTGGACATATGTTGCCTTTGCAGCCTTCCACATCATCATCTTTAGCTGAACACCTGGGAACCTTTTTCTGAAGTTGCTATATAAGTGCCTGACACAAAACCTGTGGTCTATGCCAGGCAGCAACTCATCAAAGGTTGGGATCAATCCCTTTGAAGCAGAATTTAAAAACATCACCAGTCAATAACAGCACAACATGAATTAAAGACAGAATTAATTATACAAGTTTAGGTTGAGAGTTACCTTTTGTTGGTCGCTCATGAATGTACACC includes:
- the LOC107607465 gene encoding uncharacterized protein LOC107607465, yielding MASQSSSQGSHSSTKSRGRRRTCFCGERPVLWTSSTVENPGRRFWGCVNYQIGDGCDYFTWAEPEGQDPQIQRLKNKASSLKEELQKAERKFALALGVGILGWTMAGLLLCDRLN